A region of Streptomyces sp. NBC_01750 DNA encodes the following proteins:
- a CDS encoding extracellular solute-binding protein, translating to MRPTAPLILITAATALAAGTLTACGGGSGGDPDTVKVAYNRSTDNKIRFKDAHLEAAKKQFEKDHPGKKIKLIPIQAPDNDYATKAQQMMRSPKTAPDLVYEDTFRINSDIKAGYLKPLDTYLPKWDQWGQFVGTAKAAARAEDGRTYGIPDGTDTRGLWFNKAIFAKAGLPADWQPKNWAEILDAARTVRKKVPGAIPLNVYTGKGPGEAAVMQGFEMLLYGTGEDPLYDPSAKKWVAAGKGFQDSLDFVRTVYSEKLGPDVSDALDPNVGTRVATEWFPEGRLAISLDGSWMGQNWVNKGPKEWPDWSRELAQTPMPTQNGQAPGKVSMSGGWAWSIPQKSRNPDLAFDFIKTLQTKENATQWCVVAAQIAVRKDVAAEAEYLKSMPGIDFFTGLVQYTHYRPALPVYPQVSTAIGEAMEKVTTGDASAAEAAKAYNDQLKTIVDGAVVTK from the coding sequence GTGCGCCCCACCGCCCCGCTGATCCTCATCACCGCCGCCACCGCACTCGCCGCAGGAACACTCACCGCCTGCGGCGGCGGCTCCGGCGGCGACCCGGACACCGTCAAGGTCGCCTACAACCGGTCCACCGACAACAAGATCCGCTTCAAGGACGCCCATCTCGAGGCCGCGAAGAAGCAGTTCGAGAAGGACCACCCGGGCAAGAAGATCAAGCTCATCCCGATCCAGGCCCCGGACAACGACTACGCGACCAAGGCGCAGCAGATGATGCGCTCCCCGAAGACCGCTCCCGATCTGGTCTACGAGGACACCTTCCGCATCAACTCCGACATCAAGGCCGGGTACTTGAAGCCGCTGGACACCTATCTGCCCAAGTGGGACCAGTGGGGCCAGTTCGTCGGTACGGCGAAAGCGGCGGCCAGGGCGGAGGACGGCAGGACGTACGGCATCCCGGACGGCACCGACACCCGCGGACTGTGGTTCAACAAGGCGATCTTCGCCAAGGCCGGTCTGCCGGCCGACTGGCAGCCCAAGAACTGGGCGGAGATCCTGGACGCGGCGCGCACCGTCAGGAAGAAGGTCCCTGGCGCCATCCCGCTCAATGTCTACACCGGCAAGGGCCCCGGCGAGGCGGCCGTGATGCAGGGCTTCGAGATGCTGCTGTACGGCACCGGCGAGGACCCGCTCTACGATCCCTCCGCCAAGAAGTGGGTGGCCGCGGGCAAAGGGTTCCAGGACTCGCTCGACTTCGTACGCACGGTGTATTCGGAGAAGCTCGGCCCGGACGTCTCCGACGCGCTCGACCCCAATGTCGGCACGCGGGTCGCCACCGAGTGGTTCCCCGAGGGCAGGCTCGCGATCTCCCTGGACGGCTCCTGGATGGGCCAGAACTGGGTGAACAAAGGTCCCAAGGAGTGGCCGGACTGGAGCAGGGAGCTGGCCCAGACCCCGATGCCCACGCAGAACGGCCAGGCGCCGGGGAAGGTGTCCATGTCCGGCGGCTGGGCTTGGTCGATCCCGCAGAAGTCCCGGAATCCCGATCTCGCCTTCGACTTCATCAAGACACTGCAGACCAAGGAGAACGCGACGCAGTGGTGCGTGGTCGCCGCGCAGATCGCCGTACGCAAGGACGTGGCCGCGGAAGCGGAGTACCTGAAGTCCATGCCGGGCATCGACTTCTTCACCGGGCTCGTCCAGTACACCCACTACCGGCCCGCGCTGCCCGTCTATCCGCAGGTGTCGACCGCGATCGGGGAGGCGATGGAGAAGGTGACGACGGGTGATGCCTCGGCGGCGGAGGCGGCGAAGGCGTACAACGACCAGCTGAAGACCATCGTCGACGGCGCGGTCGTCACCAAGTGA
- a CDS encoding IS607 family transposase: MNLKEWAQAQGVHPQTAYRWFREGILPVPAERVGLRTILVNVEANTAPDVVGGVGLYARVSSHGQKADLERQVARLSQWAAKAGHRVVRVESEVGSGMNGGRTKARRLLADPDVTTVVVEHKDRLGRMNTELVEAALCAHGRRLVVLDDGEVEDDLVRDMVEVLTSFCARLYGRGSAKHRAQKAIEAAERG, translated from the coding sequence ATGAACCTCAAGGAGTGGGCGCAGGCGCAGGGTGTGCATCCGCAGACCGCGTATCGCTGGTTCCGCGAGGGTATTTTGCCTGTTCCGGCTGAGCGGGTCGGGCTGCGCACGATTCTGGTGAATGTCGAGGCCAATACCGCGCCGGACGTAGTCGGTGGTGTCGGCCTGTACGCCCGCGTCTCCTCGCACGGCCAGAAGGCGGACCTGGAGCGCCAGGTCGCGCGGCTGTCGCAGTGGGCGGCCAAGGCCGGTCATCGGGTGGTGCGGGTGGAATCCGAGGTCGGTTCCGGCATGAACGGTGGTCGCACGAAGGCCCGTAGGCTGCTGGCCGATCCGGATGTGACGACTGTGGTGGTGGAGCACAAGGACCGGCTCGGCAGGATGAATACCGAACTGGTCGAGGCCGCACTGTGCGCCCATGGCCGTCGGCTCGTCGTGCTGGATGACGGGGAAGTAGAAGACGATCTTGTGCGCGACATGGTCGAGGTGCTGACCTCCTTCTGTGCCCGCCTGTACGGGCGGGGGTCGGCGAAGCACCGGGCGCAGAAGGCCATTGAGGCGGCTGAGCGTGGCTGA
- a CDS encoding IS200/IS605 family accessory protein TnpB-related protein has product MAEPKKLRTIAPSFVAPGPSGVAVRDRLRSLTLQDENVLRLVGEHMGTLASRDLKARCADGLEHDSETWAARKRGLTAVSSSRWAGSVTKSTHDQWALARRCLAACIHSLEAGIKTLQHRLSLPVGERGSKQAPGGYRSKGEWFHKSRRLAALQARHAAALADWQAGRVRVVRGGKRLVNTRHNLEKANLTAGEWRDRWGAERMFLSADGESGKRFGNETIRITPDGEIAIKLPVPLAHLANAEHGRYILACTVTFKHRGQEWADRIGANRAVAYRIHHDVGRDRWYVTASWQRPLLQTVPLDAALSSGCLGVDTNDDHLAAWQLDTHGNPVGEPHRFFYDLSRTADHRDAQIRHALTRLLHWAKRVGVQAIAIEDLHITRAKTRERYGRNKRFRRLLSRFPTAKLKARLISMATDQGLAIVAVDPAYTSRWSGQHWQKPLTTPNRKTTRHDAAGIAIGRRALGHPIRRRTTPPPQHQSDAAGHRTVQARPQARGRDGNRPPATDHTPGGASPNGTRKRRPSASKTARDAPSSQQWVQDSLMHTG; this is encoded by the coding sequence GTGGCTGAGCCGAAGAAGCTGCGCACGATCGCTCCGTCGTTTGTGGCCCCGGGGCCGTCCGGTGTAGCGGTACGCGACCGCCTGCGGAGCCTGACCCTCCAGGACGAGAACGTCCTGCGGCTGGTTGGCGAGCATATGGGCACGCTCGCGTCCCGCGACCTCAAGGCCCGATGCGCAGACGGCCTTGAACACGACAGTGAGACGTGGGCGGCCCGCAAACGGGGCCTGACGGCGGTGTCCTCGTCACGGTGGGCCGGATCGGTCACCAAGAGCACGCATGATCAGTGGGCGCTCGCCCGCCGCTGCCTCGCCGCTTGCATCCACAGCCTGGAAGCCGGAATCAAGACGCTGCAACACCGACTGTCCCTGCCCGTGGGGGAGCGCGGATCCAAGCAGGCTCCGGGTGGCTACCGGTCCAAAGGCGAGTGGTTTCACAAGTCCCGGCGCCTGGCCGCTCTTCAGGCCCGGCATGCTGCCGCGCTCGCGGACTGGCAGGCCGGGCGTGTACGCGTAGTACGGGGCGGTAAGCGCCTGGTCAACACCCGCCACAACCTGGAGAAAGCCAATCTCACCGCCGGGGAGTGGCGGGACCGCTGGGGAGCCGAGCGCATGTTCTTGTCGGCGGACGGGGAGTCGGGGAAGCGGTTCGGGAACGAAACGATCCGCATCACCCCGGACGGCGAGATCGCCATCAAACTGCCCGTGCCGCTTGCCCACCTGGCCAACGCCGAACATGGCAGGTACATCCTCGCCTGCACCGTCACGTTCAAGCACCGGGGGCAGGAGTGGGCCGACCGCATCGGAGCGAACCGTGCCGTTGCGTACCGCATCCATCACGACGTCGGCCGCGACCGCTGGTATGTGACCGCCTCGTGGCAGCGCCCACTCCTCCAGACGGTCCCGCTCGACGCCGCGCTGTCCTCCGGTTGCCTCGGTGTCGACACCAATGACGATCACCTCGCCGCCTGGCAGCTCGACACCCACGGCAACCCGGTAGGTGAACCCCACCGCTTCTTCTACGACCTGTCGAGGACGGCCGATCACCGCGACGCGCAGATCCGCCACGCCCTGACCCGCCTGCTCCACTGGGCCAAGCGGGTCGGCGTCCAGGCCATCGCGATCGAGGACCTGCACATCACACGCGCCAAGACCCGGGAGAGGTACGGCCGGAACAAGCGGTTTCGGCGGCTGCTCTCCCGCTTCCCCACCGCGAAACTCAAAGCCCGGCTCATCTCCATGGCCACCGATCAGGGCCTCGCGATCGTCGCGGTCGACCCGGCCTATACCTCCCGCTGGAGCGGCCAGCACTGGCAGAAACCGCTGACCACCCCAAACCGTAAGACGACCCGTCACGATGCCGCCGGCATCGCGATCGGGCGACGCGCCCTCGGACATCCGATCAGGCGACGGACGACACCGCCCCCGCAACACCAGAGCGATGCCGCGGGGCATCGGACCGTCCAGGCCCGACCGCAGGCCCGAGGGCGGGACGGAAACCGCCCACCCGCCACGGACCACACCCCTGGAGGTGCGTCGCCGAACGGGACGAGAAAGCGGAGACCCAGTGCATCCAAAACCGCTCGGGATGCGCCCAGTTCACAGCAGTGGGTCCAAGACTCACTTATGCACACTGGCTAG
- a CDS encoding response regulator translates to MSSTSDPIRVLVVEDDPVAADAHALYVGRVAGFTVAGVAHSRAEAVRVLERTDVGLLLLDLYLPDGHGLQLVRSLRAAGHSADVIAVTSARDLTMVREGVSLGVVQYVLKPFTFATLRDRLTRYAEFRATAGEASGQDEVDRTLATLRAPRGAESAGLPKGLSAPTLEAVTRTLRKSTTGLTAAEAGTAVGISRITARRYLEHLVAEGRAVRSPQYGQIGRPELQYRWRPSTR, encoded by the coding sequence ATGAGCAGCACCAGCGACCCCATCAGAGTTCTCGTCGTCGAGGACGACCCCGTCGCCGCCGACGCGCATGCCCTCTACGTCGGCCGCGTCGCCGGGTTCACCGTCGCCGGCGTCGCCCACTCGCGGGCCGAGGCCGTACGCGTCCTCGAGCGGACCGACGTCGGTCTCCTCCTGCTCGACCTCTACCTCCCCGACGGGCACGGGCTCCAGCTCGTCCGTTCCCTGCGCGCCGCCGGGCACTCCGCCGACGTCATCGCCGTCACCTCCGCCCGCGACCTCACGATGGTCCGCGAAGGCGTGTCCCTCGGAGTCGTCCAGTACGTCCTGAAGCCCTTCACCTTCGCCACCCTCCGCGACAGGCTGACCCGGTACGCCGAGTTCCGCGCCACGGCCGGCGAGGCCAGCGGCCAGGACGAGGTGGACCGGACGCTCGCCACCCTCCGGGCGCCACGGGGTGCCGAGAGCGCCGGTCTGCCGAAGGGGCTGAGCGCCCCGACGCTGGAGGCCGTCACCCGTACCCTGCGCAAGTCCACGACCGGGCTCACCGCCGCCGAGGCCGGCACCGCCGTCGGGATCTCGCGGATCACCGCGCGCCGCTACCTCGAGCACCTGGTCGCCGAGGGGCGAGCGGTGCGCAGTCCGCAGTACGGGCAGATCGGGCGTCCGGAGCTCCAGTACCGGTGGAGGCCCTCCACCCGCTGA